ttatacaccttgcaattgaaaacaaaactctgcGCGCACACACTGCGACCGTGCACTAAAACCTCTGGAGCCTTCGTCCGGATAATGATACGTTAACGATAAGATTTGGTTAGCGACACATAAAGGTTAATCAGGGGTAAATTAAGAATACCGCTTCGTCTAggtaaaggaataaaattaatattactCTAATCCGGCGCCCTTAGGTACTTCCGTGCTTCGAAAGTCTGCCTATTCCCTTTAACGTAACTGTTCATCGTTTTTAGTTTCGACGCAACGCAAATGTGATGTAAGACTCGCCTGGTAGTAGGATGACCAATCCATCCACATTGAGTCCACGCGATCAAAAAAGATTCCTAAGAAGACGACCGAACAGCATCGCGGCACGAACAAGAACTATTCTGGTCCTTTGGTCGAAGGAGTGAGGTTGTATTGGCGAGGCAGTTATGACAAACTCCGCACATTCTCAAACTTCCAGCGTGTGAAGTGCGCTCTTCAACCGCAGAATGTAACAACGCCCAACCGTAACAACCGTTTGGTTGCGGAGGTGGCTCTCTAAACCGGGGTACGATCGGATATGCGTCCAAAGGAATTCGTGCTCTACCATCATAAGTTAAATGCATCAGTGAACCTCCACATTCGCTTGGATGCTTTCCCGACCCTTTTTGCATAATCAACGCCTTCCAACACCGATTAGGCTCTATCGGTGGTAGAACAGATCCAGCAGGCGGCTCTTGCGGCCACCGGCCGTTGAAGCGCCGGACGATTGCTGcgactgctgctgatggtgctgcGGCTTTGTACTAGACTCGATCAGCTTGTTCTTCATCTGTTCCTCGATCAGCTCGTGCATATCGATCTGCCACTGTTCGAGTTGCTGCAGCAGCTCCACCTTCTGCTGGATCGCTTCCAGCAGCTGGCTGTTGGCTTGCATTAGCTCGACACGGTTTTTAGCCAACTCGACCTCCGCCTTTGTACGTCGCTCGATAGCTGCGTCGCGATCCTTGCGTGCCTGGACGACCGTCTCGTCCTGCGCCAAACTCGAATGGGATGCATCTTCCCGGGCCTGGTTGCGCTCCTCGATCGTACTCTGCAGTTCCACCTCCCGCACCGACAGCTAGACGAGTGGGAGAGCACGAAAGAAATGTCAGTTTAATCAAAGTCACCACTGGAACGCTATGGCAATACGAACGATCCACTCACTTTGCTTTCCAACTGCATAATGACGtcgttctttttcttcatctctTCCTCCTGGTCGATCAGCATCGAGCGCGTCTGCTCAAACATTGTCTTGAACTGCATCGCGTCCAAGTTCATGATGATGTGCACGAGCTCGTCCGCGACGGCCGACAGCATGCCACGGCTGAATTTGTCATTCACGGTCATACTGGCGCTGGTTGCTTCCGTCACCGAGTTCGGTGCCGCCATCGATACGGACGCCATCGTGTTGTCCAGCGACGAGAAGGACATGTCCGAGTGAAGACCTGcaaaaaatgggcaaaaatGAACGTTAACACGTGCGAGCTAGAGCCCAGTTGCCGATTGTGCCCTACCCGAATCATCATCGTGGTGAGTGCTGCGCAGTGTTTGGCATAGTGTCTTTAGCTGTTTGTACACCGACTGAGCCTCCTTTAGGACGAGATGGCTGGCTTCGTCCTTCGCACCGCTACCCTCCTCCTCGCCGTTCATCTCCTGCAGCAGCGAGGAGTGGTGTTGCAGCTCGCCGTGCAACGAGCGCTGCGAATCGAACGACTCCAAACGCTCACTGAGCGTCCCGTTCTCGCGCTCCAGCCGATCGAGCGTTTGCACCGTCATCTGGTACTTGGTGTCCTGCTCCTTCGTACTTCGCTCCAGGATGTGTATCCTTTCCGACGCTTCGTTCAGCGCGATCGACAGGTTCTCCCGTTCGTTCGCCGTCATGTGCAGCCGATTCTCCAGctcgtttttcttctccagTATTAGCCGCAGCTCGTTCTTCAGGCTCTCGAGACTGTTGACATGGTCCTGTATGCTGAGCGTGCGGCGATTGCACTGCTCCTTGATTTCCTGCAGCTGGGCCGTCAGCTGCTGCTCGGTCACGTTCGACTTTTGCAGCTCGTTCGACAGCCGGCTGTTTTGCGCGGTCAGCTCCTCGATCAGCATGTTCTTCTCCCGCTCCATCTGGCGCATGATTTGCTCCTGCGCTTCCAGCTTCTGCCGGAACTGCTTGATGTCGCCCTGCAGCTCCAGTATGATTGCCTCATTTTCGCTCGAGCTGATTTCCAACTGTCGCTTAAGGATGTACTTTTCCTGCTCCAAGTTCTGCGGGAAAGTGGGTTCGAAATCAATACGGGGGGAATTATTCACGAGGTCAGCCGGGTGGGGTCATGTCGCCAAGGTGAAAAGAGTCGTTAGTGTTCCCCCCCTGTCCCAAAAGTGGCCCACTTGGTGGACCTTGCCTAGATCTGACCCACAGCAGAACCGTGAGCGAACGAAGGTAACGGTATCGACCACTAATTTATCGTCCGTACAACAAACGGACCAACCACCTAAATCTCGCAACCTAACTGCACCGCCAACTACAACGACACCCTCAGCCCCAAGACGTTAACCTCATCGCACATTATTAGCCAACCGGCGGGCCGGATGGCGGCACCGATGGCGACTAATTATCGCCCggaatgcgcgtcagaatcaCGGACGCGTTCGGTGGGGCTAACTATTACTACAGCCTTGGCGGAACTTGCCGCTTTTTAAGGCACGTTCATCAAGCACGAACAGAACCATAAATCGTTCTTAACTAGACACTAGAACCGGCCAACGTttgaacgaagcaaaacaatggcCAACGTAAGGAAAAGACAATTAGAACGACATAAATTCTGGCCCGATTTATGACCGAAAGAAGTAAATCATATCATACCGAACCCCGAATGCCGCTCTTCCACTTCTCTCCGCTCTGGAATGCTCCGGCATTTCGTCTTCCCTTAATGGGTTAGCGCCGGAAGAAGAGCTATTTCTAATGGTTGCCCATTTTTCGAAATCCCGCCCCAAAACACGTAAACATGTTAACGtgtattttgcaaaacatacacacacacgaatcTAGCAAACCTCTAACCATCCgactagcaatttgtttaatttcaccCACAAACCCAGAAAATCTTCGCTCGCCTGAATTGGCAACCAAATTGGTCCGAACGGGTCGAGCCTCCcgacccctccccccccccccccctcgcccCCACAGACAAACTAAGATGATTGACCATTCGAGGGCATGCCAGCTGCAAATTAGATCTTTGCCACATCGATTGGCGCCGGCGATGCTGTGTGTTGTGCGAAGCGATCAACCAACATACAACCCGGCACCGATTTTGTTTGCGGATTCCGCGCCAAAAGGAATCGCTTTCAAGgggaaaactttaattaaGCCCTAATTAGAACTTCCATATTGCAGCAAAAAGCGGTGCGGTTAGTTTGCCGATGGTGCCAATGTTGTTGGTACGCGTGTGCCTAAAATCCGTTTAACGACCGCAGACCGCTCAGCAGAAGATTTGACATCGACCGCAAGCTGcaacaaatcgatcgatcgatcgatcgatcgttacgCAATGGTTCGGATTATTGAGGGACGAAAGGgatgtgaacaaaaaaaaacctgcggACGCAACGTGGATTGCCCACCGTATGGCACCGATACACAACGGCTAACGCAGGTTGCTGCCACAGCACACGGTGTTGACGAAACCTTTATACGCCACAGCACGCATGAGATCGTACGAAATTGGCTGGATGTTTCGATCATAAAAGATGTTCCCGCACGCTTAGGAGCTTCGGTTTCGGAGCTGTTCGAACGCGTGATCGaatttgaaatggaaatttaaagCCCCATCAAAACTCCCGAACGCCCGACCATATCGCATATCAATCAAACAGATGACCGGGTGTGCCACGCCTCTGTTCCAGtgggccgttttttttcttctccattttcttGCACACCAAAACTAAGTGAGGAAATGGTGCTGCGGGGAGAGGGGgggaatgggggggggggtaccTGTTTTCTGCTCCCCTGACCGCAATGACCATCGAGATGTTGGTTGCCGTTTTTAGCGTGTGGCGTTTGAGTCATCGGTCCGGTACGCGGATCTCACCGTCGGGCGGGTGGTTAACGTCATCggagtttgttttaaattggcACATTTGCGTGGGTGCTTTCGGTGCTTGGAGCACCTTCGATTCGCCTTCCGGGCGTTTCGACACTACCACTTTGTCACCTATCCGTGGGACACACAATAATCCTCGGTGTGGCGTGTTTGTTCGTTCGAGTTCTGGTCGTTTAGTTTCggagctttttgttttagctgTTTCTCCCCGATCGTTCAGCTTGTTGATGACTGTTTGTGATTCGGAGTTCAGTGTGTGGCACGAATTATTAGTAAATATTCAGATCAttttgtgaacaaaaaaaaaagacaaagaGGTAGGACGTGAAAGTTGTGCTTAAGTCACTCTCCTTCGCTACATGTGATGGGCGATGTAAAACAGCTCTTTTCCACACAAACGGGCTCGCCTGCATGTATAATCGTGCTGGTAAAGCCGACTGGTCCCCGTTTCTTCCAACACCCCACAAACCAgctgttaaaatatttatccaaCATCGATCGCTAGCGCGGCGTCGGCGGAGGCCGTTTTTGCTAGGAAGGCTTTGTGGTATCCATCGATAACgaaccagcagcaccagcaagaACCATCGCTGTTATCACGTAAGTGCTGCCGGACTCCAACCAACACGCATAACGATGCCGTTGAGCATTGATAACCCGATCGCGATCGGTTCGATCGCCACAGAACACTCATGCCGTGAACAGCCAGTGCCGGTTGGGCCATTGGGCactgttttaattgtttactGGTTTGTGCGAATTATGGCTGCGTGCACGAAACGTGCAGGAGCAGTCTGTTTTCGTGCGTGTTATGCAACTCCACGCCAACATGCCACCAGCGGACGAGGACGCGCCACCTCTCGGAGCGACCTCGATCGCCCGTTTGTTGAGCTTCAACAGCCGGAGCCGCGATGGTGGTGGCAAAAGATGCAAACAGTAAAATGAGGTTTCGAGGTGGTTGAATTGAGCTGTTTACGGAGTTGCTGGTTAGTAAATCGGGTCTTCATTATCTCCACTACTTTAGCCACAATCGCACAGAATCCACCCTTCGACTAGTGCGAATGTTTCACCAGCCCGTTAGCGGTGCCGTTAGTACCGAAGGCAGAACAGTTTTAAACTGTTCtcactttcaatttccttcgTACGCAGTggcaaaaacacgcacacccaaCTCCATTTGCCGGAAAGGTTATTTTGCGGCCGTGGTTTCTCAAGTTTCCTTCCACGACATGGCAAACAAGCTCTAATAgcttcggggtttttttctgttttctttcccgttGCTATCGCTTTGAACCGTTGgtttggggtggaaaatgtcACCGAAATGTAACACCGCACCAGCCGCACCACACGACGCAACGCACCACTGTTGAACGGCAGCTGGAGGCCATTAAATCGCTTATTCCTGTTGTAGACAGCGAGGCGTACAATGCGCGCACTACGTTTAGTGCCATCACAAGCTGCCGTTACGATGATTACGAACGATGATCGTGATCATAGAGACGATCGCTTTGTTGGTTggttaaatacaaaaaaaaaacaacagacaaACGCGTACCTTTCTGCTCAtacaggtgtgtgtgtggtttgagGGAGGGGACATTATAAGAATAATAGTAAATTGCTCCCGTTATGGATCACGGACGAAGGAATTAGACTGGAAAAAACGGCGTCAAATTAaacgctgttgttgctgtcccGACACGAAAGGACCTGCGTAAGGAAGGGAAAACACAAATCGTTCAACTTTCTACGCACTAAGTTCCTCATTTcggtggggggaaaaaaggtcaCAGCGTCCTACAATGACCTACTTTTTTGGTCTATGGACTAGCATTTTCGGAAGAACGTCTACGGGAAATCCTCAGCGAGATTTGAAAGTAGTGTTGTTGTGTTGGGAGAATCTTATTCAGATCAATCTGAATCAGTCATTGAACTGAAGTAATGACTCAGAGTCTTTATTCTGAAGATTCATAACTTTTCAAGGATTTATAAATCCTCAaaggttcatgaatctctATCAAAGGTTAATTTATGAGCTAAATACTAGTGAAGCggctaacaaaacaaattctgTTGGATTGATCTACGCCAGGAGTCTCCGAACTTTTTAACCCACGGCCCTCGGTCTTAGTAGTCTACGTGATCTAAAATGACGAGTCTACGTGATCGATCTAGTAGACTACGCGATACGTAAAGTTATAATTTCTTGGCCATTCCTAAATCATTGAGAAAAGATGGATCTTCGGGGACCTCATGAATTTGAGagaattcatgaatattttgagAGATGAGTCATGACTCAATTGACTTTGGAACTGAAGAtttcttttgaaaattatttttcttcaaagattcattagaCACTACActtcaataaatcaataaattattgcGACTTTGTGTcgctttttaatgtttctaaacaaaaacttcaaaattcttcacattttTAAACCCAACACACAGCCAACCCTCTcgaaacacactcacacacctcTTAATCCCCCTCATCCCAATTTGGACATGCAGAAAACTAATTGTCGCCCCGTTCGTGCTGCCTTCCAAACGCGGAAAGCTCGCACACCGGAGAGTAGCGTTCACCGTCATGCTTCTCATGGTCATGATGTGCTATTTTGAAGATTTATCTTTATGGTACACCCGCCCCAAACCGGCGTCTGCGGACCACTTTCGGGTGCGTTCTCAGCCACGCATTAGAGCAACTGGCGATGGGATGAGAATCGAACGAAACAATCAATCCCCACCCGCGAGCGGAATGGAATAAAAGCATGCTTTTATCTAAACAGCCCCGGTCTGCGGTTTGCCAGATTGTGCGATTGCACTAGTGGTGGCCACAAGTGCCGGGCGGACCTCAcactggggggggggggggtgcgaTTCAAGAAACAAATCGCGCTTATCTCGTTTGGAAGTGCATTAAtctaaagtacccaaaaccgcGCCCGATGCTAGGGTGGCTCAACATGGCTCAAAAGGCCCCCATTTTCGTTGACATGCTGTTTAGCAGGGCGAGAAAACAGATAAAAGGTTTCACCTACAGCCCTTCTCaccagctgtgtgtgtgtgtgtggttgtaaCGAGAATATGACACGAATGCGAAGGAACGCCCTTCAACCGTGCGCGCTACACACAATCCGCTCCGGCGGTTGTTCTTTTGCGGTGCGAAACCTTGTAGCACAAAATTGGTGAACTAACCGTGAACCCAGTTCGACTTTGTTCCGTTCCCCCTTTCCCGCTGGCCAGGTGTTACCTAGACGGGAAATTATCAACCATCGTGCGTGAGTCACTCTTCGCTCAACAAGGTCAACGAGTGAGGCAAAAGGAACCACCATAGGCTCAAGGAGTTGGGCGAGAAATGTCCCGTAGTATTGTGGCTGCATTATGAATTCAATGCCAATGCTATCAATCACTCAACCATTTCCAGCAATTCCCGATCTTCGCgcacaaaaaagaataattaacaCAAGGAACATCACCCCGCAGGGAGGGCTGGAAACGATCGTAAAAACAGCTAGAATATTTTAGCTCCtccaaaacaatgcaaactcAGTTTTAGTTGGTTTTTGTTACCGTTCTATTCATACGCGAGTTCACCACTGACTCAAGGTTATTTTAAAATCCCTAACATACTGCTCAACGCAACTTGCAATACGTTCGTCGCCTAACCGagcattgaagtctttcgtcCGATCGTTCTCGTCGATCCTGGTATGACTCACCGTGCGCACGCTCTGTTCACTCGATGAGGTCAACCTCCCGCATCCTGACTAAGCCCGACCGCTTGCTACACGGCATTGAGCGGTTACCCTTCTCACCAATCATCGCACATTTGACTTTTCGTCGATCCTCCGATGCGAGATCGCGAATCCCGATCGTCATACCGATTTTACCTTGCGGGTACGCAAATAATCATCGATTGCCGATCACGCCGATCTGCTCCCATCATCATCCCTGCTTTGCATAATCTTTTCTGTAAATACGCCAAATACAATGGGGCTCGGGCGGATGAAGTCATGTGAAATTGCACTGACTTTGTCATCGCAGTGCTCGCGCGAGCGCGTCGATTATCCCGCCGGCGTTCCGTCTATCGATCGTAATATTTGTGACGGGAAACGAGGCGGTGGTTGGCACAACTGTAATGTGCCGGTGGGGCGCTGTGGAGTGCTTTCGTTAACGCCGCAACACTAATTACAGGCAGCGCTTTGCGGTGAGCGCTTTTGCTAAGTATACAGTCTGTAACCGCGGTCTCTCATATACATTTATGTGCGTTCGTCTAAAACCTCCCCGGGAGGTGTTCCCCATGCTGCAACTGGAGCGACTTTGCGGGAGGTGTAAGGCTGAATTATTTAGCTAATGACTCAATGGCGCATAACGTCATCCATCCGTTCCGTTTGTTCATCCATCGATCCAACGGCGAGCAATTCCTGCAAAAACCTTTGCAATTTCAATCACTTACCGTCTTCTCGTTTTGGTCACCTTTTGTCCCCACTGCTTCTCTCACCCAACCGACTGACCACCCTCATAGCGCCTGGCCCTCACGCTCGAAAATAATAGTTAAGCCCGACACACAACTCCCAGGCTGGCATCAAACTCCGTTCAATGGCCAGCAGTTGATTTGGCTGTTTGGTTTCTCGCTCCGGAGGTGCAATTTATCGATTTACGGCATTTGTGGCCTCGGTTTACGGAGGAGGGGTGGGACAGTGTTTGAACGGGGCCGGGAGAGTTGGCGTAATTCGCGGATTACCTTTAATTCCCCTCCGTGAGCGTATTTATTGGAACAATCTTCTCGGGCTTCCTTGGGCATGGCCGTTCGACGGGTGCAGACCCCGTGGTGCGCACATAAGTGCGGCTAACCTTGTCGGATTGGTCGGAACGATCACGGCGATAGGGCCCTCCAGTGAGACAGGGAAGGCTGATCTCACCCGTATTAGCAGCGACGGTACGCGGCCACTGAATGCTAAGCATGTCCGAATGATCGATTCTCCATTCGCTGTATTCTACTTCCCCCTGTTCTGAGCGTATGACACATAGACATACGTAATTAAACTTTCAATCGCTTATACCTCCACCCAAATGAAGTCGCGCACCACGCACCAAGCCGTCACTGAACGATGGTTTTGGgacaaactttaattaaattatccaaCATTAGTGAATGTCCACAGCAATCCGCTCAGACACGAAACGCTGATAGGACATGTGCGGCAACTGTGCCGCAACGTGACCCGTGTCCAAACTGTGTCCAGCTTTCGCTTAGAACGACCCATTTCCATCCAGGCTTATGTCGTGACGTTCACCAACGTTCGGAAAAGGTCATCCCCTGTCCAACTGGGGACTAAACTTTGCCGACTTCTAACCATTTCCTTTACCAAACAAGACCTGCCCAACACTGGCAAGATCCATTTCGCGTACCATGGCGTTGCATATTCTGCGCAGCAAAAACCAGTTTCAAACCGTCGGTGCTCTCACCGATCGTACCATAATCGACCACAGGTAGGTggttaatgtgtgtgtgtttgggcaCCCACTCAAACGTGTGGCACGATACTGAGCACCGACACTGTGCGACAGTTGACCACACCACAGCCGGAGGGATGCCGTTCCATCGCGGATATGCGATCGATCCTTTCACTTTACTGAAAGAACAAAACGGCCCTTTTACCAGCGTAAGGTAGCGAGTTCCTTGCTATATATCTTTAAGCTAAGGGTGAATATTCGGAGTTATTCTGTCTTTTGTGCCGAAATCTTTAATATGAAACTCTCAGGTTTTCTCTTCAAAAACGTCCAGTCTAAGTTGGTGGCCattgcaaaacataaaccaccATATCTCCGCTCAGCTCAGCTGTCTACTGTCGGAACTTTTCAAGGGCGACCAGTTTGAAGCGCAGACAGATTTGATCTACATCACACTGGCATTTGGATATGAAAGGGGGATTTCCTCTCAGTGTGTTGTGCTCCGCAGGTTTGACAGCCGCTTGGGGCCCCTTTAATGGCAGAGGAAATCATAATTTATAGAAATGGTTATTGATTAAACCCATTACTGAAGAAGCGACATTTCACGATTTACATTCGCCAAAAGGCCTTCGAAACTAAACCAGTTATCGATTTGCTCTATTCGCATGAGTACTCCAAGACATATTCAAGGCACTCCAAGACATAAGACATATTATTCAAGACACTCCAAGACATAAGACAGCCCAGTGACCGAAAGGTTATGATTCATAAATTAAGCGATCAATCCGGGAAGCACACTTGAAAGCGCTATCTCTGATATATAACTCTTTGCTAACTGCTCTCAGTGAAGTGCGGCGATGAGTACTTCAGTGATGCCGTATTCTTATACCACTCGTCAGCAGTGTTGTAGAGCAATAAAATCCCACAAAACCCTTCTCCCAGCGCTGTTGAACTTACCTCCACCTTTGCCGAGTAATCGTCGATCAGCTTTTCCTGGTTCTTCTTAAGTTCCTCATTCTTCTCCAACAGTGCCTTGCCGAGCTCGGCGGCCAGCAGCAGATCGGCCTCTTTTTGGTGCAGCTGCGCCCACACGTCCTTTTCCGTGATCTGACCACTGTCGGGTGGCCGGGTTTCCATCTCTAGGATGTAGTCCTCGAGGGTGGGCTTCAATTTGCTGTGCGCATCCATGTGCGGATATGAAATTGACGATCGAGCGTTTGAGCGTACGATTAGAGGCCACTCTTGAGTGTGGGATACCGAAACAGTTTCGGCGCGATTGTTACAGGTaacacacagagagagagagagagatgggggggggggagagacAGATCGACCCGTTTCCGATTCGGTGGAAGGGACCGGTAGATTGTTCTGCACACTTGCGGCAGTAGCCACTGTTTCGGACTAAGACTCCGCAAACTTGCTCAGCAACGTACAAAGCGATAGTGATGTGGTGGTTAGAGAGCTAAGGAGCTTAGTACTAGCAGTGGTAGgtggtagtagtaatagtagcgTAGTAGGTTTTAAGGCGATGAGGAATAGTACAAGTTTAGCGGTATGGACACGCGGACGCGGGTTAGCGGTGCACAATTTTTCCTATTATTATCCTTAGCCGATGATGATCGATGAACGCGGTGCTTGTGTTAGCGTATCGGTCTGGGGACAGCATCAAGCATCAGCTGCCCGGGGTAAGCACTGACACGAAACTCCGCACAATGCGCCACAACACTTGCACCACTCGGGCCGGTCCGTCTTTTGGCCGTTCTGCACACGGTTACGTTACATCTGGTGCCGCGTTGCCACCGGGCTTCGCACTGCACTGCACGATTGCACACTCCGCATCATCGAATCCATTCGTCATAACGGTTCACTCGCATCAAACACGCTGGCTGGGGGGTTTCAAGGAATTGCTCAAATTGTGTGGTGATCACACACCACTGTTGGGCGACGCGACTTTTACACGACGCGACCTGATACGGACACGAACGGGAGgcatttgtaaaaaaaaaaaacaacatttaatcAAACTCACATCACCACCAGAAAGCGGAAAAATCCATCCACCCAAAACCACGCGAGTCTTATCGTACCAGTGGATCGTACCTGGATCacaaatttatgataaaataatgCTGATAATGATGAGGtggaaaatatggaaaaaaccacccttATTTCGATAAGCCTCAGAAAAAGCGCCTCCCTGCGTAGGTAATAAATATAAGACGCACCACCCCCACGCCTCCCCCCAGGATCAGTGCAAAAATATTTACAGTTGgaagcaacaaacacatcatacacacacacacaatttccGCTAAAGCTACCCtgggtttttttgtataattttaacTCACATGAATAATGtatcttttccttctttcgtgGCATACAAATGCACAACCCATTACTGTAGccgcattttgttttttttatgtatggaTATTTCGCTTCATGATTAATGAATTGGTAGAATCAATCGTACCGAACAAATCGGTCCTGTACTAAAGCACCATTCACCACACTTTTTAAAGAAAGTTTGCCACCGCCCCGGCGGAATGTCATTcaagctttttgtttttttttttgttttgttattttcattccaaTGAACTTAACCTTCGCACCAAGTGAAAACCTAACACCTCTTCTTCACGACCTATTGTaacggcaaacagcaaacaagcaaaaacaaaaacgaaaccaaaaaaaaaaaagggaaaaggcaCATAAAGCATCGGAAAAGCGATACGCGGTAGCTTCAGCCATTCAAAACTATTGCGGCCAAAGGTAAGGAAAACACTTTccgaccaacaacaaaaaaaatgagaaaaatcaCACCAAATTTACACCCGAGAATGTGGTGTAAATTGGCGTCGGCGTgccagttgtgtgtgtgtgtgtgaaacagGATTCCGATGTTtccgtgtcttttttttttgttgtagcgCTTCTTCGCACACCAACCTCCGAATGGTTTCAGTGTCCGAGCACGGTAAAGCAAAACATGGAAAGCTGCAGTTTTTGTACgggggggttttgtttcattaagcCCCGTCACTCCGTGCACCCGTGTCTTACGGTGGCCATCGCTGAAATCGGAAGCTCGTTTAAGAATAATGATCAAATCCGTGGCTACGGAACTGCACGGTTCGGACACCGATGCCATTTCGATGAAAAACCCCCGTtgcaaaatcacaaaaaaacagtaaaagtgCTTCCTTCCATGCACATCTTTCCGCAAAGGAAAgaggcaacaacaaccgaacaaaaaaaatacgcaacTCCAACAGATGCTGTGACACCCTCCGAGCTGCGAGATCGTGATCGACGGTTGATCGTGTACGACGCACCAAGCGGCACGGTGGGGTACATCATTGTTGTATTGCACCGGTGAGTCAGCACAAAGGAAGTCGTTTGTAAATCGTTCATACCCGGTGTGGCATGGCCCCACCTGGCCACCCAAAGGCGTCCGTCGTTACGGATTGTCTAACGGTGATCGAGCAGCTTAACGACGGGGGGGAGGTTCGAATGGATCTCTTGCGGCTTGGAGAGACCTCTTGTGAAACACGATCCacgaaatggagaaaaaaaaacaacaccgaagTAATTCAATTGAACTCGCGGCTTACCTAACGGATTTTGGTAAATCCACCACACTGCGACTGTTATGGTAGTTATCAAATTAAGGCTCTCTAACTAAGGAAGGAGCAGCAAAAGCGCCCACGAATCATCCGGCACCGAAGAGCTTTTTGCTGGTGAGACATTTGCcttgcttgttttttgttgttgtatttgttgGAGAGATCATTTCAGCAGATCACCGACAATTTCCATGCTCCAATTTACCATTTAGTGCACAACATTACCCAAAACACTTCTGGCAATCGAAAAACGCACCGGTGGCAAAGCGTTGTGCAATTGCtaccaaaaaaaggaaaaaaaaccgcgcACACAGCACGCTAATTGGCCTAATTGCGAGCAAAAGCCGGTACTGTCGGTAGTGTActgaaataaaa
This region of Anopheles marshallii chromosome 2, idAnoMarsDA_429_01, whole genome shotgun sequence genomic DNA includes:
- the LOC128707502 gene encoding bicaudal D-related protein homolog → MDAHSKLKPTLEDYILEMETRPPDSGQITEKDVWAQLHQKEADLLLAAELGKALLEKNEELKKNQEKLIDDYSAKVENLEQEKYILKRQLEISSSENEAIILELQGDIKQFRQKLEAQEQIMRQMEREKNMLIEELTAQNSRLSNELQKSNVTEQQLTAQLQEIKEQCNRRTLSIQDHVNSLESLKNELRLILEKKNELENRLHMTANERENLSIALNEASERIHILERSTKEQDTKYQMTVQTLDRLERENGTLSERLESFDSQRSLHGELQHHSSLLQEMNGEEEGSGAKDEASHLVLKEAQSVYKQLKTLCQTLRSTHHDDDSGLHSDMSFSSLDNTMASVSMAAPNSVTEATSASMTVNDKFSRGMLSAVADELVHIIMNLDAMQFKTMFEQTRSMLIDQEEEMKKKNDVIMQLESKLSVREVELQSTIEERNQAREDASHSSLAQDETVVQARKDRDAAIERRTKAEVELAKNRVELMQANSQLLEAIQQKVELLQQLEQWQIDMHELIEEQMKNKLIESSTKPQHHQQQSQQSSGASTAGGRKSRLLDLFYHR